Sequence from the Bacteroidota bacterium genome:
GGGGGACAGAACTGTTTGAAGGCAAAGGCGGCAAGCACTACTTCCGCATCAAGTCGACGAACGGGCAGACGGTGGCGAGCTCGCAGGGCTACGCGTCGGCGCGCGGCGCGGTCAACGGGCTGTCCGCCGTGCAGAAGAGCGCGGGCGACGCCGAGGTCGTGGACACGACCGTCTGACGCAGTCAGCGACAGTCAGCGACTTCTGCTTGAGCGAGGGCGCGCCGGGCTTCGGGGTGCCCTCGCCTTATGTGCATGGGACCCATCGGGCGCATCGTCTCAACCGCCGTGGGAGCGTAGCA
This genomic interval carries:
- a CDS encoding YegP family protein, encoding MAKFEIYKSKGGKFHFRLKSSNGQTTLTSQGYAAKPSAKNGIESAKKNMNRDGGTELFEGKGGKHYFRIKSTNGQTVASSQGYASARGAVNGLSAVQKSAGDAEVVDTTV